Proteins found in one Haloferax litoreum genomic segment:
- a CDS encoding DUF7504 family protein: MESGVMRPGAESARSVLVLDSDVETPSLGLSDVRELPILALDFSPRSTGDPDHWERRLGVRPTELVVVTSETRDPDAVGADTVEQVTAPSDLTGLGMLATKHLGRWDDSADGPTPLVVLDSLTILFQYADLQAIFRFLHALTTRLANSNAHGVFFLDPMTQSGKTVHTLASLFDAIAERTDNGEWDVRVR; the protein is encoded by the coding sequence ATGGAATCAGGGGTGATGCGGCCTGGCGCGGAGTCGGCGCGGTCGGTGCTGGTCCTCGACAGTGACGTCGAGACACCGTCGTTGGGGCTCTCGGACGTCCGAGAACTCCCCATCCTCGCGCTGGATTTCTCACCCCGTAGCACGGGCGACCCGGACCACTGGGAGCGTCGTCTCGGTGTTCGGCCGACGGAACTCGTCGTCGTCACGTCGGAGACGCGGGACCCAGACGCCGTCGGTGCAGACACCGTCGAACAGGTCACGGCACCGTCGGACCTCACCGGTCTCGGGATGCTCGCGACGAAACATCTCGGCCGGTGGGACGACAGTGCGGACGGGCCGACACCGCTCGTGGTCCTCGACTCGCTGACGATTCTCTTCCAGTACGCCGACTTGCAGGCGATATTCCGATTCTTGCACGCGTTGACTACCAGACTCGCCAACTCGAACGCCCACGGCGTGTTCTTTCTTGACCCCATGACGCAGAGCGGCAAGACCGTCCACACCCTCGCGTCGCTGTTCGACGCTATCGCCGAGCGGACTGACAACGGCGAGTGGGACGTTCGCGTCCGGTAG